The nucleotide window ACTGCCATTCTCCTCAAAGGTCATCGATATGACCACACATCAGTTATCTTATCACAATAGGCTATATACCAGCCAATGTGTGCATCCCCTGTTCCAGTGAAAAGAGATATATCTGTTTGCATTCCCTTTGTCCCTGGAGCTCCAGAGTCTATTGGAAGGTCTCTCAAAACTGTTCTATGGCTGCACTGATGTACTGCATCCTTGACAGGCTGGATTCTAAGTCAAGGTAAGGTCCCAGCAAACTTATTTTTATACACTTTGTGCCTTGAGAGACAAAGAGGTTACAGATTAATACAGTTACAACCAAAAGTACATCAGAGAAAACCTTGTACTTTttcaacagttttatttgtCAATACAGATTAGCATTCACTGAGCATGATGAATAAGGCTATTTGTTTCTTATCTAATAATTCAACACATTCCAAAAAgaatacagtttttttgtaGTGTTTCAGTACCAAAGAACAGTCAATGCCTGCTTTAATGAGTGTTCCTAGCAACTGTTAAACTATCTAGCCAGCTTTTTATTAGGAATAAAATGTTCACCAAATTAAATGTTATCACTACCATCAAAATATGACTGCAGCATTGCAGACAAAGATGCAATCTTACAACATACTTTctgtaaaatgttcatttaaatccTTCAACTACTAAATACAACAGAGCTTAATAAAGTGATGCATTTTATGGTGAAATATTTAACTAgctgacattttgaaatctgtCTAGCAAGCTATctactttgttcattttattctcCATGTTATTGTCCAGATATAAAAAAACAGGTGTTGTTTTATTGTCACTATGAATTGGATTCTAGTATTTAATTATGAGTACTGGGAGTACCCTCATTAGCATCATCTGTGTAGGGTGTCAATCTTGAAATTGCTAAATTGTAGGTCTGTAACAATTATTCCATAATTGTCTAAccgcgatttttttttttttttttttttttttttgacgtgAATGCGGTTTCTTTCTTGAGCCGCGgttacagcatttttttaattatttttttaatgaaatgggTCGAAGCATGGTGACACTTTTGTTTGCATCCATCAAACACGTTTCCAATGCCCGCGTGCACCCTGTAGCGCGACAGAACAGTAGCTATCCTATCAGAGGACGCCCTGCCCGCATTGATTGACAGTTGCGAAGTCAAGTCGGCTTTCGAACGTTAAAAATCCAAACAGAATTGGGCAGTTTCGTGAGAAACGGTGTTGTACCTTTAAACTGACACACGTTTGGTTTTCACTAGAGTTTTCATTTagtgttaaaaatatatatatatatattcatttaagcAAAAAATTACAATGTTTATGATAATAAAGAGACGTGGTTTACTTCATAggctgtgtatttgtgttattacattatctgGGTCACATAACAGTGAAATAACCAAAAGTTGTATCATGGGATTCATTCAAACCTTGAACTTggctgaaaaataataaataaataaataaaaaacatttttaattgaccAAAAGAGACAGTTATATTGTTAATCGCAATTATTTCTGAGACAATTAATTGTACAGCAACATTTGGAATTGTTACAGCTCTACTAAATTGTTTGGAGGGCAATGAAACTGAAAGTCAGAAGAAGTGGTTTGAAGTACTGTAGGCTATACTTCCTGGTTGGTCTTTTTCCTGTTACTAAACACAGAACTCAAACAAATGAATCACTCAGGACGTTGAACtctttgtaaataatttatgGTAACAATTCATTACTTTTAATATAAGGCATGTTTTGACTTTTTAGAAccaataaatattcagtgtttcagtCAGTCTGGTTCAGTCATAAAATACTAGAACATTTGATGATCCAGGTACTGGGCGCACCCCTACCAGACTCACATGAGTCCACATTCACATAGCATGCCAGATACACTCAGGTCACATCTCCTACTGATTTTCAAAATTTGTATGTGAGATATAGGCTTTAAGGCCCTACAAAAGCATAAGGTGTTGGAGCTTGGTGTAAAAGGTTTAGGCTCGCTAAAAAGCTAAACTTTTATTCAGCTAAACCCATTCAGTATGTGAGTATATTTCTAATCAGTCCATTTTTGTAAAAGAATTTACTGGTTTTGGAACGACGTTTTACAATCTTACAAACACCTAAAAACGGATATTCTTATTTACCCAGCCAGGTAAATATACGTAAAAGTGTTAGCGAAATTCTAAAACAAGTAGTGCAGACAAACATTTGCAAATCACtagaattattttttaattagctGTGTTATCATTAGTTACTTTATGGCGTTTTTCTAACGGGAAGTCATATCTCAAGGATAGAAAACATAAGCACGCACTTCCAGTTTCCTTGTTTGGTCCTATAAACATATGCATGTGACCATGAATTTACCAATAAATACTGATGTCTGCTATACTGCAGTATCActacgctgtagttgtacaaatctgatcgtactgtgtcctcaaacagaccttgctctcagctgagaactgtctcattgtggaactgtacacatcctgtccccgtactgtcgctatacttactgtatgcacttttgtacgtcgctttggataaaagcgtctgctaaataaataaatgtaaatttaaatgtatcctAGAATAGGCAATATCAGATTCAAAATTGCTGTTTTACAGCTTGCACATTCTGcatgttatttacattatttcacGCCCCAGGATAAATATACAGTGCACTAACACAGTATGACTTTGGTGATTAGAAAAATTCACTCACTTTCCTTTAGGGGGTAGGTAGCCTATAAATAGGTTATGTCAAACCAAGCATGTCGTGATTTGTATACTTACAAGTACATAGTCGCGCATGCGCAGTAAACCGGTTGCCATAAAAGCCTGTTTGATCACATTGAGAAGCACTGACTCATGTTCAGCTGCACCAAAATAAGGCGTTACTATTGGAAAATCATTGTGATGCTCTGTATACGTTTTCAGAATTAAAAAGTACATTATTACCACACTAACATGCACTGGTGGTTGatttttcacttattttaaTGTTCTGCAATGTTGGGGTTGTTGACGCACTGAATAAGTAGTCTGTATTTTCCAACCCAACTTCCCCATCGCAACCTGACACTGAGCTCgcccattttctctctcataaCAGACAGGAACTGGCCTGCTTTCATTTAAGGTTGGCAACTGAAGCAACACGGAGCGGAAAGGTGTTGTAAAGTTCTGCTTGTGGTAGGGTTGCTCTTTACCGTTTACTGACTTGAGATAACCAGTTCTAAACATTTCTGCATCTAATTAGCCTAAAGCAGCGCGGTGTCAAACCCAGAGATTTATCATGCTACGTAGATGACGTTTGAAGCTTAGTGAACCAAGATCAGTAAGTAGACCATCTTACAAACCTCAAGTACCAGGAGAATATTCTACTAGGGATTTCAATTTGGAAAGCATTTGGTGACCGGGTGAGAGAGTGCTAACGTTAGAGCCTGTTTATTGCTGTTCTTCAAGTACCTGCGCTCATTCTTCAATTGCCGTGTCGCCTTGTGGAAAATGCAGCGATGGACGCCGATTCGGGAACGTATCGCACCTGTCGTTCTTTGTGCCCAACTAGCGAGTGCATTCTACGACACCGGCTTGCAGATGGTGGTGAAAGAGAGATACACCAATTCCACCAAGTCCATAAATCACACCGTCACCGACGACGAACAGCAGAAAAACATATCAAATTTTTACATGACTTACACTATGCTGTCGAATTTCCTCCCATTTGTGCCAGCGTATTTCCTGGCAAGGTTTGGGGATAGGGGTCACAGGAAGGTACCCCTGGCTGTCCCTTTGTTGGGGTACTTTATCTCCAGAGCCCTCCTGCTGCTGGTTATCTTGCTGGATTTGCCTGTTGAGGTGATTTTTGGAGGGGCAGCGGTGTACGGGCTGTGTGGGGGATTTTCCTCCTATTGGGCAGGTGTTATGGCTCTTGTATCCTTAACCTCAAGCGAAGAAAAAAGATCTGTTCACATGAGCAGGACAGAACTGATATACGGAATAGCGGGATTTGTCGGTAGTATCGCATCTGGCCACCTTTTCCAGCTGTATGCGTTCGAGCACAAACAAGGAGCAGTGCttgtgggattgtgtgtgttgctgtatctgttttgctttttatacGTACTGTTCGTACTTAAAATTAACGATGGGCTAAAGTCAAGGGTTCACAAAGAGCCACGGCAGGATGGCTTTGGAATACTTAACCTACACTCCCGTGACAAGATTAATATCATCTTACTTTTTGTCAGTGCCATCCTGTATGATATTGCTGTTGGGGGTGGTATGGAGATTTTGATGTCTTTTGTAACGAAAAAGCCATTAAATTGGGATGCCGAGTACATGGGATATGGCAACGCAGCAGGCTTCGTCATCTTTTTCACAAGTTTCCTCGGAGTCCTGGTTTTCTCCAGATGTGCAAGCGATGCCACCATGATCATCATTGGGATGGTCTCCTTTGCAGCCGGAATTTATTTCATGGCTTTTGTGACAGCAACGTACATGTTCTACCTAGGTAAGAATTTTGTTTTGGGggtacattttaatgtatttattgtgttttaattgtctTCACTCAAGCTCGTGTTAAGACTCAGGGTGCTCACCAGGTGTTTATTGTGTTAGTATTCACTGTCAGAAACCTCAGGTTTGCAGAGTTTTTCGCTGGAGAACATTCAAAAATTGAATTGATGCTtgtaaaaaatatgcatatatcaAAGCATCTTACCGATTTGGGTTTATTGTTTCAATACAAGTCCTGTAAATTAATCTGTGGGTATAATGAAATTTACAGTTCCCTGTTGGGTGGCAATATCTGAACTGAAACTCAGAGCTTGAAATTAAAACAgtggttgtgtgcatgtgaaagacAGTTAGCTGCCTGACAGTATTGTGTATGCTCTATTTCAGAGGTAGTGCTGTATAGAGAGTTTCAAAACCATCACAATTTTTTTGCTCTGCTCTATTCCAGCTCGAGCTTTAACTTTGTTTGCGCTAATCCCAATGCCCACCATTCGATCTCTGCTGTCCAAGCAAGTCCAAGACACCTCGTATGGTAAGTCCTTTGCCTGGCACCAGACGTACAGAACATCACTCACCTGACaactggtgtgttttttttttttggtacacaACACTCAGGGGAAGTTTTAAAATGGAGTACAGTATGTTACAGCACAACAAGACAGACAGGCCTGTAAGGAATTTTAAGTCTACACtcactacacaaacacaatgcaataacCACAGGCAATTAATCAAATACAGTTCAGCTCACTACTAGTGAGTCCAGTTGGAAGTGGTTAAATCTTAACATTGCCACCAGAAAGGTAATGagccatacatcagtcactggGCTGATGGGAAAAGTCACAGTTTAACGGGTATGTCcacatttctttttccagtGAGAGTCAGAGAAAGTTTCCTGAGTTgcatcactgtgtctgtctcaaTAAGTACATAACAGAGGGCTGGCAGGGAGGGAAAACAGGGCCTTTGTTCAGGTCTGTGTGGCTTTGGGGGAGGACTAATAGCGAAACCTGCAGGGGATGGGCCCATCCCTGTGATTTCCGGCCCTCCACTTGCACATTACTCGATTTGTgaaacttcattcattttccctAGCTCTTTGAACATTTTGCAATATAAAAAGCCTATTTATTGGCATTAATTCAACCCCTGTAGAACCAGTGATATTTGAGGTCAACTAATGGCAGCAAAAATTGGCCTGAACAATTATAAGTTTTGGGTCTGTCTTTACAGGGTTTCTTACCATTCTTTATGCTTCTTACAATTTGAGGATTGACCATGAAGTAAAAATGTCAGTGTCTTCTGtcaaaatatatcatttatgcaagcaaaatgatttaatatgtTGAATAAACTCAGTTTTTTGTATGTCAATCCTGTAGTATCAACAGCACATTTAGTGAGATATTTTCTCCATATTGTATGAGTCTGTTTAAGGCATCAGCCACACTGCCTGGTGCTGAATGTATGGTAGCCTTTGCCTTTCATCAAGTGGAAAtctaaatgttacatttaatttattaatttctaAATTATTATTCAGGCTATTTCAACTGAGCAGCATCTGACTATTATTTGAGCACTACACAATATGTTACCACACATCAGTCGACAGACGCATAACAACAAAGAGGACGTCTGAGGTTCTCACTGTTAATGAAATCCTACACCTCAGTGAAATCCAACAGTGGACTCATGTGACCTTTATTAAATTGACAAGTTATCACACCAGAAAAATCAGAAGCACACACCAGA belongs to Megalops cyprinoides isolate fMegCyp1 chromosome 5, fMegCyp1.pri, whole genome shotgun sequence and includes:
- the LOC118777885 gene encoding thymic stromal cotransporter homolog codes for the protein MQRWTPIRERIAPVVLCAQLASAFYDTGLQMVVKERYTNSTKSINHTVTDDEQQKNISNFYMTYTMLSNFLPFVPAYFLARFGDRGHRKVPLAVPLLGYFISRALLLLVILLDLPVEVIFGGAAVYGLCGGFSSYWAGVMALVSLTSSEEKRSVHMSRTELIYGIAGFVGSIASGHLFQLYAFEHKQGAVLVGLCVLLYLFCFLYVLFVLKINDGLKSRVHKEPRQDGFGILNLHSRDKINIILLFVSAILYDIAVGGGMEILMSFVTKKPLNWDAEYMGYGNAAGFVIFFTSFLGVLVFSRCASDATMIIIGMVSFAAGIYFMAFVTATYMFYLARALTLFALIPMPTIRSLLSKQVQDTSYGKILISLQLSLTIASVVYSPIYTQIYQATLNWFPGFVFQVSSIVTVLAIIPISIVGCRTARQEGYERIQGN